The following proteins are encoded in a genomic region of Candidatus Hydrogenedentota bacterium:
- the murA gene encoding UDP-N-acetylglucosamine 1-carboxyvinyltransferase codes for MDSILIQGGKALCGQVHLRGAKNAALPLMAASILADSPCVLHNVPCLHDIFSMDKLLTHMGTAIEFTGRYMTIDTTPIVTPNAPYDLVRKMRASFFVLGPLLARFNKARVSLPGGCAIGTRPVDIHLKGLEAMGATITLDAGYVVAEGRLNGTTYALDFPSVGATETLIMAASKAKGTTRLINVAREPEIEDLALFLNAMGAQIQGMGTDTITITGVEELKGVEHTVIPDRIEAGTFLIAGAATHGDVTVLQAEEKHLTGFLEKLHESGATVETSNNNIRVAAPNGIHAVDLITRPFPGFPTDLQAQMMALLACAPGNSTIKETVFENRFMQASELNRMGASIELAGNTAIIQGVPALKGAPVMASDLRASAALVIAGLSAPEGETKVQRVYHIDRGYERIEERLAALGATIQRVRE; via the coding sequence ATGGACTCAATTCTTATCCAAGGTGGTAAAGCATTATGCGGACAAGTACACCTGCGCGGTGCAAAGAATGCCGCATTGCCTTTAATGGCGGCTTCCATCCTTGCTGACAGTCCCTGTGTTCTCCATAATGTACCCTGCCTGCACGATATTTTTTCCATGGACAAACTGCTGACCCATATGGGCACAGCAATCGAATTTACCGGGCGGTACATGACGATAGACACAACCCCTATTGTCACGCCTAATGCGCCTTATGATCTAGTTCGCAAAATGCGCGCCTCTTTCTTTGTCCTCGGTCCCTTATTAGCGCGTTTTAACAAAGCGCGTGTATCACTGCCGGGCGGCTGCGCCATCGGCACGCGCCCCGTTGACATCCATCTCAAAGGTCTTGAAGCTATGGGCGCAACTATCACCCTTGATGCAGGGTATGTGGTGGCAGAGGGACGTCTGAACGGCACAACCTACGCCCTAGACTTTCCGAGCGTAGGCGCTACAGAAACGCTGATCATGGCAGCGTCAAAAGCAAAAGGTACGACCCGTCTCATTAACGTTGCTCGGGAACCGGAAATAGAAGATCTTGCTCTTTTTCTAAATGCCATGGGCGCGCAAATCCAAGGCATGGGCACAGACACCATCACCATTACAGGCGTTGAGGAACTTAAGGGCGTTGAACATACGGTTATTCCCGATCGCATTGAAGCGGGTACCTTTCTGATTGCCGGCGCCGCAACGCACGGGGATGTGACGGTATTACAGGCCGAAGAAAAGCATTTGACCGGATTTCTTGAGAAATTGCATGAGTCAGGCGCCACGGTGGAAACAAGCAATAATAACATCCGTGTTGCAGCCCCCAACGGCATTCATGCCGTCGATTTAATCACACGCCCTTTCCCCGGATTTCCTACCGATTTACAAGCGCAAATGATGGCACTGCTTGCCTGTGCGCCGGGAAACAGCACCATCAAGGAAACAGTCTTTGAAAACCGTTTTATGCAAGCTTCGGAATTGAACCGAATGGGCGCCAGCATTGAATTGGCCGGGAATACCGCCATTATCCAAGGTGTCCCTGCTCTTAAAGGAGCCCCTGTAATGGCAAGTGATTTACGCGCAAGTGCCGCCTTGGTCATCGCCGGACTCTCTGCGCCCGAAGGAGAAACGAAGGTGCAACGGGTATACCATATTGACCGTGGCTACGAACGTATAGAAGAACGTCTGGCGGCGCTGGGTGCAACGATACAACGCGTCCGAGAATAA
- the secG gene encoding preprotein translocase subunit SecG, with product MLNIIFSLNTLWWLFLLLYIPACFGLIIIVLLQKGKGQGLAGAFGMGGGIDTIFGPRSSKSLPQKITYASAGIFMILALVMSILSGKVGKEAAPELVEATPTISMEELWGEDDAAAGETATTEDVNAVTIGDTEEAAAAVADDADEAVASEDEAVEEEAPAVTESVGEEAVAEEAVSEEAAAEEAPAEEAVAEEAVAEDAAAEEAPAEEAAADEDVAPDEEASAE from the coding sequence ATGTTAAACATTATTTTCAGTCTAAACACCCTGTGGTGGCTCTTTCTTTTGCTGTACATTCCCGCTTGTTTCGGGTTAATTATTATCGTACTGTTGCAAAAAGGTAAAGGGCAGGGATTAGCAGGAGCCTTTGGTATGGGTGGTGGTATTGATACCATATTCGGTCCCCGCTCCTCAAAGAGTCTCCCTCAAAAGATCACCTATGCATCTGCCGGTATTTTCATGATTCTTGCATTGGTCATGTCTATTCTTTCCGGTAAAGTGGGCAAAGAAGCAGCTCCCGAACTGGTGGAAGCAACTCCTACCATTTCCATGGAAGAACTTTGGGGCGAAGACGACGCCGCTGCCGGCGAAACGGCAACAACGGAAGACGTGAATGCCGTCACGATCGGAGATACGGAAGAAGCCGCTGCAGCTGTAGCTGATGACGCTGACGAAGCCGTTGCTTCCGAAGACGAAGCGGTGGAAGAAGAAGCGCCGGCGGTAACTGAATCGGTGGGAGAAGAGGCAGTCGCTGAGGAAGCCGTTTCTGAAGAAGCGGCAGCGGAAGAAGCGCCCGCTGAGGAAGCCGTTGCTGAAGAAGCCGTTGCTGAAGACGCGGCAGCGGAAGAAGCGCCCGCTGAAGAAGCAGCCGCAGACGAAGATGTCGCGCCGGATGAAGAAGCTTCCGCAGAATAA
- a CDS encoding triose-phosphate isomerase, with amino-acid sequence MAARKVFIAGNWKMNKMVEEAVALAEVLKAQVGRVSDLDMAVCPTYTALYAVGKALAGSTIQLGAQDAYIKESGAFTGEISPQMLIDVGCSWTIIGHSERRHILGESDSFLNEKLRFALASNLNVMFCIGETLDERKGGSMEKVLERQVLEGLKGLTAADLERVVIAYEPVWAIGTGETATPEQAEETHVFVRSLINKSFGPEAAQALRIQYGGSVKPDNARDLIACPNIDGFLVGGAALQAESFAGIINACL; translated from the coding sequence ATGGCTGCACGTAAAGTTTTTATTGCCGGCAATTGGAAGATGAATAAAATGGTTGAAGAGGCAGTCGCATTGGCGGAAGTCCTGAAAGCCCAAGTAGGTCGGGTCTCTGATCTTGATATGGCGGTATGTCCTACCTACACGGCATTATACGCCGTTGGCAAAGCGCTTGCCGGCTCCACGATACAGTTGGGAGCACAGGACGCGTACATCAAAGAAAGCGGCGCTTTTACCGGTGAAATCTCCCCGCAGATGTTGATTGATGTGGGATGCTCCTGGACCATTATCGGCCATAGTGAACGGCGCCATATTCTGGGCGAATCGGATAGTTTTTTAAATGAAAAACTGCGATTTGCCTTGGCAAGCAACCTTAATGTTATGTTTTGCATTGGTGAGACTTTAGACGAACGCAAAGGCGGTTCCATGGAAAAAGTTCTGGAACGTCAGGTTCTCGAAGGACTTAAAGGCTTAACCGCTGCCGACCTGGAGCGTGTGGTTATCGCTTATGAACCTGTCTGGGCTATTGGCACCGGCGAAACAGCCACTCCTGAACAGGCGGAAGAAACTCATGTCTTTGTTCGTAGTCTCATCAACAAATCTTTTGGCCCTGAAGCGGCTCAAGCACTACGCATTCAATACGGCGGCAGTGTCAAACCCGACAATGCACGGGATCTGATCGCATGTCCGAATATCGACGGATTTCTCGTTGGCGGCGCTGCGCTGCAAGCAGAAAGCTTCGCAGGAATTATCAACGCCTGTCTATAA
- a CDS encoding sulfatase-like hydrolase/transferase — protein MNIRPNHNVFFFVSLFVFAAVSAVAQPNVLLLSVDTLRADFLGCYGCEWNTSPHIDALAKQALLFENACCEMPLTAPSFTAMLSSRYPRMTGVIRNGMRVDDKVPLITETFKKAGYYTFAVQSNWTLRARLSGLNRGFDFYEDRLEQRRWGIFNGEREAEEVTRIALEALENRPKDKAFFAWIHYSDPHAPYHFHSTFNPGERRLRQVDRKTQTRIKYASEVAYTDHHIGVLLAALPKDTRILFVADHGENLHEHGYLGHGRHLYQEGLHVPFMICSEQVQPGRCSLAVTTMDVGPTLLGLAGLHPLDYALGMNLIEAQPPADRPRFMETYGGAVPKLPGAKKILSQTSAIFQAVIRDNWKLIHPQQGPMLLYFLPDDPQERSNLYAKKRDVASELKELLERWDTHHPKGNATEVEFNTEDVEMMRSLGYLN, from the coding sequence TTGAATATCCGCCCCAATCATAATGTATTTTTTTTTGTTAGTCTCTTTGTTTTCGCCGCGGTGAGCGCTGTTGCTCAACCTAATGTACTCCTGCTGTCAGTGGACACCTTACGTGCCGATTTTTTGGGCTGTTACGGCTGTGAATGGAATACGTCGCCCCATATTGACGCCTTGGCGAAACAGGCGCTTCTCTTCGAAAATGCCTGCTGTGAAATGCCGCTGACTGCCCCCTCCTTTACAGCTATGCTGAGCTCTCGCTATCCGCGAATGACCGGTGTGATCCGCAATGGTATGCGGGTCGATGATAAGGTGCCGCTCATCACAGAAACCTTCAAAAAAGCGGGCTACTACACTTTTGCCGTGCAAAGCAACTGGACTTTACGGGCGCGGTTATCAGGATTAAATCGCGGCTTTGATTTTTACGAAGACCGTTTGGAACAACGGCGCTGGGGTATTTTCAACGGGGAACGGGAAGCGGAAGAGGTCACCCGTATCGCCCTTGAAGCGCTGGAGAATCGTCCTAAAGACAAGGCTTTTTTCGCGTGGATTCATTATAGTGATCCCCACGCCCCCTACCATTTCCATAGTACATTCAATCCCGGCGAGCGACGCCTGCGCCAAGTGGATCGCAAGACACAAACGCGCATCAAATACGCCTCTGAAGTCGCCTATACAGACCATCATATAGGCGTATTGTTGGCAGCCTTGCCCAAGGATACCCGGATCCTCTTTGTCGCTGATCACGGCGAGAATCTGCATGAACATGGATATTTGGGTCATGGCCGTCATCTCTATCAAGAAGGGCTCCACGTCCCTTTCATGATCTGTTCCGAGCAGGTTCAGCCGGGGCGCTGTTCCCTGGCGGTAACCACCATGGATGTTGGCCCTACCTTGTTGGGACTGGCGGGACTCCATCCCTTGGATTATGCCTTGGGTATGAATCTGATAGAAGCGCAGCCGCCTGCGGATCGCCCCCGGTTTATGGAAACTTATGGAGGCGCAGTTCCGAAACTTCCGGGCGCAAAAAAGATTCTATCCCAAACGAGCGCAATATTTCAGGCGGTCATCCGAGACAACTGGAAGCTTATACACCCCCAACAAGGGCCGATGTTGCTTTACTTTTTGCCTGATGATCCACAAGAGCGAAGCAATCTTTACGCGAAGAAAAGGGATGTCGCCTCCGAGCTGAAGGAACTTCTGGAACGGTGGGATACACATCATCCTAAGGGCAACGCTACAGAAGTAGAATTCAATACAGAGGACGTGGAAATGATGCGCTCTCTTGGGTATTTGAACTAA
- a CDS encoding radical SAM protein, which yields MSPPKSYRYIFGPVLSRRLGRSLGLDIMPFKTCTYDCVYCEQGRTTLKTSERKNYVPVEALVQEMKDFLETHPAQDFITVSASGEPTLHTGIGQIIDAIKALSSIPVAVITNGSLLWDAKVRAALQHADLVLPSLDAGNAALFEKIDRPAPSISFDQMVDGLIVFRESFINTIWLEVMLINGVNTAEEQLREIAAIARRIRPDRIQLNTIARPPAQSSAKAVPFKQLHAFAKLFEPRAEVIAPFHSGDEQPDSEADELSVLNMIKRRPCPPREIAAALGIHPLELTKLLQHLVDRGLIEEIPHADGVYYSAAGL from the coding sequence ATGAGCCCACCCAAAAGCTATCGTTATATTTTTGGCCCCGTATTATCCCGTCGCTTGGGCAGATCCCTCGGACTGGATATTATGCCTTTTAAGACGTGCACCTACGATTGTGTGTATTGTGAACAGGGCAGAACGACCCTAAAAACAAGTGAACGGAAAAATTATGTGCCTGTGGAGGCACTCGTACAGGAAATGAAAGACTTTTTGGAAACGCATCCTGCGCAGGATTTCATCACCGTCTCTGCCTCCGGAGAACCTACCCTCCACACAGGGATCGGTCAAATTATAGATGCCATAAAAGCCCTCTCCTCTATCCCGGTTGCCGTCATTACGAATGGTTCGCTTCTTTGGGATGCAAAAGTACGTGCTGCCTTACAACATGCTGATTTGGTCCTGCCCTCGCTTGACGCAGGCAATGCAGCTCTTTTTGAAAAAATTGATCGGCCGGCGCCGAGCATCAGTTTTGATCAGATGGTTGACGGATTGATTGTTTTCCGCGAAAGTTTTATCAATACCATCTGGCTCGAGGTGATGCTTATCAATGGCGTAAACACGGCAGAAGAACAGCTTCGTGAAATAGCAGCAATCGCGCGGAGGATTCGACCTGACCGCATTCAGTTGAATACCATTGCACGCCCCCCTGCCCAGTCCTCGGCGAAAGCAGTTCCGTTTAAGCAATTACATGCGTTCGCCAAATTATTTGAGCCTAGGGCAGAAGTTATCGCGCCTTTCCATTCCGGCGACGAGCAGCCCGACTCGGAGGCGGACGAACTTTCCGTATTGAACATGATAAAACGGCGACCCTGCCCACCCCGTGAAATTGCCGCCGCTTTGGGCATTCATCCCCTCGAACTAACGAAACTCTTGCAGCACCTTGTGGATCGTGGGCTTATAGAAGAAATCCCTCATGCCGATGGCGTCTACTACAGTGCTGCCGGACTTTGA
- a CDS encoding arginine decarboxylase, pyruvoyl-dependent has protein sequence MYVPTRIFLTHGVGRHRERLSSFELALRDCGIAQFNLVRVSSIFPPGCKLVKPEKGLAEMKAGQITHVVLSESATNEPRRLIAASIGVAVPRDPKQFGYLSEHHSCGETGDKAGDYAEDLAAEMLATVLGLEFDPDKSWDEKRDIWSISGKIIRTTNITKAALGDKDGRWTTVISAAVLVP, from the coding sequence ATGTACGTACCCACCCGCATTTTTTTAACCCATGGTGTTGGACGTCATCGGGAACGCCTTTCCAGTTTCGAACTGGCATTGCGTGATTGCGGCATCGCCCAATTCAATCTGGTTCGCGTCTCCAGTATTTTTCCGCCGGGCTGCAAATTGGTCAAACCGGAAAAGGGTCTGGCGGAAATGAAAGCAGGACAAATTACGCATGTCGTACTAAGCGAATCAGCGACCAATGAACCGCGCCGTTTGATTGCCGCTTCCATAGGCGTCGCAGTGCCTCGTGATCCAAAGCAATTCGGATATCTCTCTGAACACCATAGCTGCGGGGAAACAGGCGACAAAGCCGGCGATTATGCAGAAGACCTTGCCGCGGAAATGCTCGCAACGGTTTTGGGCCTGGAATTTGACCCGGACAAAAGCTGGGATGAGAAACGAGACATTTGGAGCATTAGCGGCAAAATCATTCGTACAACCAATATCACCAAAGCCGCCCTGGGCGACAAAGATGGACGCTGGACAACGGTCATCTCGGCGGCGGTTCTGGTACCTTAA
- a CDS encoding DUF1559 domain-containing protein: protein MIYRKKGFTLIELLVVIAIISILASILLPALSRAREAARRKSCQNNLKQWGIIFKLYADESKGHKYPPMQFRAHSNFSADIAIGPMVSSIYPDYFNDPAIAVCPSDATSSVDDFKDENGDWNIYDKPDRIDTSYAYLGFLLDKCGDNMPPEAFIALNDLMGMIPQVSNRFILDDPHATGPYQFVSLLLSTVQEVLTRRLAGEDPYVASFQVVDTDKEVDSLSTSSGLMPMGNGGSKTIYRLSEGIERFLITDINNPQSGAIAQSHVWVMFDALSTNVRYFNHVPGGCNVLYMDGHVDFLLYPSREAPVNKGMALFLGTMLDRSRG from the coding sequence ATGATTTACAGGAAAAAGGGATTTACGCTCATTGAGTTGCTGGTGGTAATAGCAATCATCAGTATATTAGCCTCCATCTTATTGCCGGCTCTTTCCCGTGCCCGTGAAGCGGCTCGCAGGAAAAGTTGTCAAAATAATTTAAAACAATGGGGCATTATTTTTAAGCTCTATGCCGACGAATCAAAAGGGCATAAATATCCGCCCATGCAATTCCGCGCCCATTCCAATTTTTCCGCGGACATTGCCATCGGACCCATGGTCAGTTCTATTTATCCCGACTATTTCAACGATCCTGCCATCGCTGTTTGTCCTTCTGATGCTACCAGTTCCGTAGACGATTTTAAAGATGAAAATGGCGACTGGAATATTTATGACAAACCCGATCGGATCGACACGAGTTATGCGTATCTGGGCTTTTTGCTGGATAAATGCGGAGATAACATGCCGCCTGAAGCGTTTATTGCACTCAATGATCTCATGGGAATGATCCCGCAAGTGTCCAACCGTTTTATCTTGGATGATCCCCATGCTACCGGTCCCTACCAGTTCGTTTCTTTGTTATTGTCCACGGTTCAAGAAGTCTTGACCCGCCGCCTGGCCGGGGAAGATCCCTATGTTGCTTCTTTTCAAGTGGTCGATACGGATAAAGAAGTTGATTCTCTTTCCACTTCAAGCGGGTTGATGCCCATGGGCAACGGCGGCAGTAAAACGATTTATAGATTAAGTGAAGGAATCGAGCGATTTTTAATTACCGATATTAACAATCCGCAAAGCGGGGCTATCGCGCAAAGTCATGTATGGGTCATGTTTGACGCCCTGTCCACCAATGTGCGCTATTTCAACCATGTTCCCGGCGGCTGCAATGTCCTGTATATGGATGGTCATGTTGATTTCCTTTTGTACCCTTCCCGTGAAGCGCCGGTGAATAAGGGAATGGCGTTGTTCTTGGGTACTATGCTGGATCGCAGTCGGGGTTAA
- the maf gene encoding septum formation protein Maf, whose protein sequence is MKSLILASGSPRRRALLDDLGLSYQVQAPMIDENDVGECPEDIVKTNAKRKCAAVASTAAADTLVIAADTLVFLGNEVLSKPVDLDDARRMLSLLSGKTHEVITGVALCDTATGQEVQGSETTAVSFRLLNEAEIEHFVKAVSPLDRAGAYTVDGPGSLLVSRYEGCYLNVLGLPIVRLDTLMRQLGMTLFDYMNPEKARFL, encoded by the coding sequence ATGAAGTCCCTTATCCTCGCTTCGGGCTCTCCCCGACGTCGTGCGCTCCTAGACGATCTTGGCCTATCTTATCAGGTTCAAGCTCCCATGATAGATGAAAACGACGTGGGTGAATGTCCCGAGGACATTGTCAAAACAAATGCCAAACGTAAATGTGCGGCAGTGGCGTCTACAGCAGCAGCAGATACCCTTGTCATTGCTGCTGACACCCTCGTTTTTTTAGGCAATGAAGTATTGTCTAAGCCTGTAGATTTAGACGATGCACGGCGCATGCTAAGCCTGTTGTCGGGAAAAACTCACGAGGTAATTACGGGCGTCGCACTTTGTGATACTGCGACAGGGCAGGAAGTACAAGGTTCTGAAACAACGGCTGTTAGTTTTCGGCTTTTGAACGAGGCGGAGATTGAGCATTTTGTGAAGGCAGTCTCCCCCCTGGATCGTGCCGGCGCGTATACAGTGGATGGTCCCGGCAGTCTGCTGGTCTCACGCTACGAAGGATGCTATCTCAATGTGCTCGGATTGCCCATCGTGCGTCTGGATACGTTGATGCGCCAATTAGGGATGACCCTCTTCGACTATATGAACCCTGAAAAGGCACGTTTTTTATAA
- the fumC gene encoding class II fumarate hydratase yields MKHRVEKDSLGEIQVPADQYFGAQTMRALVNFPIGKERMPLEVIHALALIKATAAAVNEELGLLPSLLSNAIIIAAREVSSGKWDDSFPLSLWQTGSGTQSNMNVNEVIANRAIELLGGELGSKTPVHPNDHVNMSQSSNDVFPTAMHLAAAKQLVDRFIPQLDLLGQSLRGKAQEFEKIIKIGRTHLMDATPLTLGQEFSGYAQQMTNNWERCKACLPALFELAIGGTAVGTGLNAPLGFDQRMAEVLAEELALPLIPAPNKFEALAAHDALVTIHGALKTTAVSLLKIANDIQWLASGPRCGIGELCLPENEPGSSIMPGKVNPTQCEALTMAAAQVMGNDVTVTIAGASGNLELNVYKPVLIYNVLQSITLLADAMESLRIRCVDGIEPNKERIQKHLDSSRMLVTALNRVLGYDKAAAIARHAYEENISLRDAAVTLGLLGGEEFDRLVRPEEMISPKAIDTDQ; encoded by the coding sequence ATGAAACACCGTGTAGAAAAAGATAGCTTGGGAGAAATACAGGTTCCTGCAGATCAATATTTTGGCGCACAAACCATGCGCGCTCTCGTTAATTTCCCTATAGGCAAAGAACGGATGCCCCTTGAGGTTATTCACGCGTTGGCATTGATCAAAGCAACAGCAGCAGCGGTCAACGAAGAATTGGGGCTTTTACCTTCATTGCTTTCAAATGCGATCATCATCGCTGCTCGGGAAGTATCATCAGGAAAGTGGGACGACTCTTTCCCGCTCTCCCTTTGGCAGACCGGCAGCGGTACGCAATCGAATATGAACGTAAACGAGGTCATCGCGAACCGTGCCATCGAATTGCTGGGCGGCGAGCTCGGGAGTAAAACACCGGTTCATCCCAACGACCATGTAAACATGAGCCAATCATCGAATGATGTTTTCCCGACAGCCATGCACCTTGCTGCGGCCAAACAGTTGGTGGACAGATTCATCCCGCAGCTAGACTTGCTGGGTCAAAGCCTGCGTGGAAAAGCCCAAGAATTTGAGAAGATTATAAAAATCGGGCGAACCCACCTGATGGATGCAACCCCATTGACCTTGGGTCAAGAATTTTCGGGATATGCACAGCAAATGACCAACAATTGGGAGCGTTGCAAGGCATGTTTGCCCGCCTTATTCGAACTTGCCATTGGCGGCACCGCGGTGGGAACGGGATTAAACGCACCTTTAGGTTTCGATCAGCGCATGGCTGAAGTACTTGCTGAGGAACTGGCTTTACCCTTGATACCTGCCCCCAACAAGTTTGAAGCCCTTGCCGCCCATGATGCCTTGGTCACGATACACGGCGCGTTAAAAACCACAGCCGTGTCGCTCTTGAAAATCGCCAATGACATTCAGTGGCTTGCCAGCGGTCCGCGCTGCGGTATTGGTGAACTGTGTTTGCCGGAAAATGAACCGGGCTCCTCGATCATGCCGGGCAAAGTTAATCCTACCCAATGCGAGGCACTTACCATGGCGGCGGCGCAAGTCATGGGCAACGATGTGACGGTCACCATTGCCGGCGCATCAGGCAACCTTGAATTAAACGTCTATAAGCCGGTGCTCATTTACAACGTATTGCAGTCCATTACCTTACTTGCCGATGCCATGGAATCGCTTCGGATACGCTGTGTCGATGGCATAGAACCCAACAAAGAGCGTATTCAAAAACATCTGGACAGCTCGCGCATGCTGGTCACTGCACTGAACCGTGTATTGGGATATGATAAGGCAGCCGCCATCGCCAGACACGCCTATGAGGAAAACATAAGTTTGCGTGACGCCGCAGTGACTTTGGGTTTATTGGGTGGGGAAGAATTTGACAGACTCGTCCGCCCCGAAGAAATGATTAGCCCCAAAGCGATCGATACGGACCAATAG
- a CDS encoding PBP1A family penicillin-binding protein, translating to MNKEISTESVPEVKRRGCLGIFMTIMLVVAALWGIGLGWFVWLINDTRHNVSQVLADFRPKVGTRIYSSDGQLIGEFSMEERHLVRLNDIPLFVQKAFIATEDGLFYEHKGVRPDAILNSILYMVQTGKMRGGSTITQQVVRNVEDLQVGQERTYARKLREALVSLQVERDFTKDEILELYLNQVFLGISAYGVETGAQQYFGKHCYELSLSDAATLAGVSRWPNSNNPKNNPKIALSRRNTVWGQMLENKFITQAEYEEALQEDMLASVRRREPDSALIDYSVRGRFRAPYFVEEVRRFILSQYKSEQVFGDGLEVYTTVDMRLQEIAERVMLDALESFDMRFGKNRKDKDGNSMPVSGALVCIDNRPPYRGQVRAMVGGRDFLLEKYNTATQARRQPGSSVKPFVWAAGIASGMTPSTIVVDAPFSRRTPAGVWWTPKNFGGSFSGAVPIRYSLEKSINIVSVKIADQVGTSMVRSYLQRCGVPTDVEGLTIALGSGEVTPLTQCVAYSVFANGGMRYDPILVTDIQDADGIQRYNYRDFARSEQAMDPKVAYVLNSMLQGVCRTGGYYPTGWRAHVLERPVGGKTGTTNESRDAWFCGFTADYTTVVWVGYRDNRSLGSGADVTGGRLACPIWVDFMLEAEQDLPVEDFEVPPGIEFFSIDRRTGRRGGSYREAYIAGTAPPAYVPPPPPSPTNQEAGADAPAPPAPAQEAPPSGESDTIEG from the coding sequence ATGAATAAAGAAATTTCTACAGAATCTGTACCCGAAGTAAAGCGCCGGGGCTGTCTTGGTATATTCATGACGATTATGCTCGTCGTTGCCGCCTTGTGGGGCATTGGACTGGGCTGGTTTGTCTGGCTGATTAATGATACACGCCATAATGTTTCCCAGGTATTGGCCGACTTTCGGCCTAAAGTGGGCACTCGAATTTATAGCAGCGACGGTCAATTAATCGGCGAATTCTCAATGGAAGAACGGCATCTGGTACGCCTGAATGATATTCCTCTCTTTGTGCAAAAAGCCTTTATCGCCACAGAAGACGGCTTATTCTACGAGCATAAAGGCGTGCGGCCCGATGCCATTTTAAATTCCATTTTATATATGGTTCAGACGGGGAAAATGCGCGGCGGCAGTACCATTACGCAGCAGGTGGTTCGCAATGTGGAAGATCTGCAAGTTGGCCAGGAGCGAACGTATGCGCGTAAATTGCGTGAGGCTTTGGTATCCCTGCAAGTGGAACGTGATTTTACAAAGGATGAGATTTTAGAGCTCTATCTCAACCAAGTTTTCCTTGGGATCAGTGCCTATGGCGTGGAAACGGGAGCGCAGCAGTATTTCGGAAAACATTGCTATGAATTAAGCTTGAGCGATGCCGCCACCTTGGCAGGAGTGAGCCGCTGGCCCAATTCCAATAATCCCAAAAACAACCCAAAGATCGCGTTGAGTCGTCGCAATACCGTGTGGGGTCAGATGTTGGAAAATAAATTTATCACCCAAGCCGAATATGAAGAAGCGCTGCAGGAAGATATGCTCGCGTCGGTACGACGGCGTGAACCGGATAGTGCATTAATTGACTATTCCGTCCGCGGTCGTTTCCGAGCTCCCTACTTCGTGGAAGAAGTACGCCGTTTCATCTTAAGCCAATATAAATCGGAACAAGTTTTTGGTGACGGACTTGAAGTATATACCACGGTTGATATGCGTCTTCAGGAAATTGCGGAGCGTGTCATGTTGGATGCGCTGGAAAGCTTCGACATGCGCTTTGGTAAAAACCGCAAAGATAAAGACGGTAATTCCATGCCCGTTTCCGGCGCCTTGGTCTGTATTGATAACCGGCCTCCCTATCGCGGTCAAGTACGCGCCATGGTAGGCGGCCGCGATTTTTTACTTGAAAAATATAATACCGCCACGCAGGCACGTCGCCAGCCGGGATCAAGCGTGAAACCTTTCGTGTGGGCGGCAGGCATCGCTTCAGGAATGACCCCATCCACCATCGTTGTGGACGCTCCCTTTTCTCGGCGAACACCGGCAGGGGTCTGGTGGACACCCAAAAATTTCGGCGGATCATTCAGCGGCGCCGTCCCCATACGCTACTCCTTAGAAAAATCGATCAACATTGTATCGGTGAAGATTGCAGATCAAGTGGGCACATCGATGGTCCGCTCCTATTTACAACGCTGCGGCGTACCCACAGACGTTGAGGGACTTACGATAGCCTTGGGATCAGGTGAGGTCACACCCCTGACTCAATGTGTAGCCTATTCTGTCTTTGCTAATGGCGGCATGCGTTACGATCCTATTTTGGTGACCGACATCCAAGATGCCGATGGTATACAGCGCTATAATTACCGAGATTTTGCACGCTCGGAACAAGCCATGGATCCGAAGGTCGCCTATGTGCTCAACAGCATGTTGCAAGGAGTCTGCCGCACGGGAGGCTATTATCCTACCGGCTGGCGCGCCCATGTTCTAGAACGTCCTGTAGGCGGTAAAACAGGCACGACGAATGAGAGCCGCGATGCTTGGTTTTGTGGTTTCACCGCTGACTATACAACCGTGGTTTGGGTTGGCTACCGGGACAACCGCTCTTTAGGCAGCGGTGCCGATGTAACAGGCGGACGATTGGCTTGCCCCATTTGGGTTGATTTTATGCTGGAGGCAGAACAGGATCTGCCTGTAGAAGACTTTGAAGTGCCGCCGGGCATTGAATTTTTCTCTATCGACCGAAGAACCGGCAGACGAGGCGGCAGCTATCGCGAAGCGTATATTGCCGGCACGGCACCGCCTGCCTATGTGCCCCCTCCCCCACCTTCTCCCACGAACCAAGAAGCGGGTGCCGATGCGCCTGCGCCGCCTGCGCCTGCCCAGGAAGCGCCCCCATCCGGAGAATCAGACACTATAGAAGGGTGA